A stretch of the Aegilops tauschii subsp. strangulata cultivar AL8/78 chromosome 4, Aet v6.0, whole genome shotgun sequence genome encodes the following:
- the LOC120962885 gene encoding uncharacterized protein yields the protein MAILRDVWMPSSQCYFTGPLWPSFEAENFELKPGLIALVQHHQFGGLPNEDPYEHLLRVMEYSDTVKYHGVPQDAIKCMLFTFSLRDDARAWYRSLPSRSFGWNEISRAFLDKYFPLHKQSAIRDEIFNFVQREGKSLYDALERYIALFRRCPNHGLERWLELQIFYRGLTLDTRAYVDMAAGGAITNKTLDEAFLLIESIAFHQLQWYNKKPTSDSLVCLQQITTPQPPILTQKPEPLSQCDKIELAWIIFDDDDTILVDTHATDHMDTSVGDSVLHCDDSSMDEPELQLVVFDIEESPLVDIDHVLLEPDMEKFTFDDVSRIASSTLEPEMESFMVEYGEVDSDVKEPSSTISLVDTSPVEISTTTPHLVSSIEVVLKLLPNYLRLMLVYHLLRVNRVRDDIPWDPGGFTAW from the exons ATGGCGATTCTTCGTGATGTTTGGATGCCAAGCAGCCAATGCTATTTCACAGGGCCACTTTGGCCGTCTTTTGAGGCGGAAAATTTTGAGCTAAAGCCTGGTCTTATTGCTTTGGTTCAACATCATCAGTTTGGAGGGTTGCCTAATGAAGATCCTTATGAGCACTTGCTCCGAGTCATGGAGTATTCAGATACAGTAAAGTACCATGGAGTTCCTCAAGATGCTATCAAGTGCATGCTGTTCACATTCTCTCTCCGAGATGATGCTCGTGCTTGGTATCGATCCTTGCCATCAAGATCATTCGGTTGGAATGAGATATCACGAGCTTTCTTGGATAAATATTTCCCACTACACAAGCAGTCCGCAATTCGAGATGAAATCTTCAATTTCGTTCAGCGTGAAGGCAAGAGCTTGTATGATGCTTTGGAGAGATACATAGCCTTATTCAGGAGATGTCCTAATCATGGGCTCGAGAGATGGTTAGAGCTGCAGATATTTTATAGAGGATTGACTTTGGACACTCGAGCTTACGTCGATATGGCAGCGGGTGGAGCTATTACAAACAAGACACTTGATGAAGCTTTTCTGCTGATTGAGAGCATAGCTTTCCACCAACTTCAGTGGTACAATAAGAAGCCCACGTCTGATTCATTGGTTTGCTTGCAACAAATCACTACACCTCAGCCACCAATTCTTACACAGAAGCCTGAACCTCTATCTCAGTGTGACAAGATTGAGCTTGCATGGATTATCTTTGACGATGATGACACCATTCTAGTTGACACACACGCTACAGATCATATGGATACTAGTGTTGGAGATTCAGTTTTGCATTGTGATGATTCTTCCATGGATGAGCCAGAGCTGCAGTTAGTTGTTTTTGATATTGAGGAGTCACCTTTAGTTGATATTGATCATGTGCTGCTAGAGCCAGACATGGAGAAGTTCACCTTCGATGATGTTAGCCGCATTGCTTCCTCAACACTTGAGCCTGAGATGGAGAGCTTCATGGTTGAGTATGGTGAGGTGGATTCAGATGTCAAGGAGCCAAGCTCTACTATTTCACTTGTTGACACGAGTCCGGTTGAAATTTCTACTACCACACCTCACTTGGTATCTTCAATTGAGGTAGTCCTGAAGCTTCTTCCTAACTATCTCAG GTTGATGCTTGTGTACCATTTACTGCGAGTTAACCGAGTTCGAGATGACATTCCCTGGGATCCTGGTGGATTCACGGCATGGTGA